GCGATTTAATGATTAATGAACAGATCAGAGATAAAGAAGTTCTGTTGATTGGTGAAAACGGAGAAAAATTGGGGATCATGTCTACCAGAGATGCTTTGCAGATGGCAAAGGAAGCAGAACTGGATCTGGTTAAAATTGCTCCGACTGCAAAACCCCCGGTTTGTAAGATTATTGATTATGGTAAATATCGTTATGAACTGGCGAGAAAAGAAAAAGAAGCTAAAAAGAAACAGAAGGTAATCGATGTAAAAGAAGTTCGTTTATCTCCTAACATTGACACAAACGATTTAAACACGAAGATGAGCGCCGCAAGGAAGTTCCTCGAAAAGGGAGATAAAGTTAAGGTAACCTTACGTTTCAGAGGTCGTGAGATGGCGCATATGTCA
The nucleotide sequence above comes from Lacrimispora sp. BS-2. Encoded proteins:
- the infC gene encoding translation initiation factor IF-3, with the protein product MINEQIRDKEVLLIGENGEKLGIMSTRDALQMAKEAELDLVKIAPTAKPPVCKIIDYGKYRYELARKEKEAKKKQKVIDVKEVRLSPNIDTNDLNTKMSAARKFLEKGDKVKVTLRFRGREMAHMSKSRYILDDFAEKLADIAVIDKPAKVEGRSMIIFLNAKRQ